The Cydia pomonella isolate Wapato2018A chromosome 9, ilCydPomo1, whole genome shotgun sequence sequence ttatatcctCAAGGTTGAAAATCACTAGTACAAGCTAGCAGACATAACCCTATCTTGAAATGAACATTTATTCTCAACTGTTGCCATTGGTAACAGTAACAATTATTTCTTTCTGTTAACACTGGTAACTACTGTTATCactaaagtaatatttttcgcACTCCACTACCACTGATTTTCTCATAAACTTTTCTGTAATTTGTAAATCATATCAATACACTTTAGCCTCTTaagtacaaatataatatattatgctattTGAATTTCAtatcaataggcgggtccacacagagcgagcatacgcgcgagccAATTTCCTCGCGACAAACTGGCCAGTATATGTCTACACTGGCTGGTTTATGCGCGAGGAAATTGaatcgcgcgtatgctcgctctttGAGGACCCGCCTAATAGTGAAGGAAATATGGTTGAATTTCATTCGTTTTGAAATcgaacaaaacaaaagaaactgTTCCATCCATGTTCCAACTGAAAATAGACGGGTccacacaaagcgagcatacaagaaatttcctcgcgcacaaaccggccagtatagacgtgcctcggctgaAGCGGCGCGCtgaggcgaggaaaacgcgcgcgccccctcggccgaggcacgtctacactggccggtttgtgcctGTGGAAATTGCCTctcgcgtatgctcgctctgtgtgggccCGCCTATTGGTTTAAATTACGGGTAGGACCGTGGGCCTTGTGAGGCTAAaggatattttatatttttaccacctatgaaatattattttcaggAATATTACGAAGCTGTTACTAACCAATGACTTGACAGAGGATGTAGCTATAGAAGCCGATAACCAAGGATGCGAAATGATTGTCGCGTACCATCCTCCTATTTTTGCTCCTCTGAAATCCGTAGTGCAAAGGTaaactatttaatttttcaattgGACACTCGTGTTTACTAGCCGAGATGATGACTTAACTTTAAGGAATTGGGCATTGAAGTATAATCTAATTAATTCTAATTTAGAATGTAGGCTGCAGCGGCACATGCTTCCAGTGACTAAATGGAACCGTAACAGTAAAGGCAACGCAAAGGAGCTGGTCTTATCAATAAAAAGCTTGAagaatactttatttatttcagtgcTTGGAAGCAACGCATCATATCTTTCCTACTCGAGAAACGCATATCGCTTTATTCTCCCCACacgagctgggactgcgtacaaGGCGGCGTGAATGACTGGCTGGCTTCAGCCTTCCTGGTCAAGAATTCCAAACCTATCACGCCAGGAGTTGACCCTAACTTTGGAGCTGGAAGGTAATTTTATTACTACCTGACTGTCTTTAATCACTACACACGATTCCGGGAAGTTACCTACTTAAACAGGATTTGATACCTATACCAGTGATGGTTCTTACATtacattggttttaaaatttgagattaaattatatttctgaCTCAGTGCACAATCACACTGGGTCGGTCGTCAAATGCTAAGTAAGAAGTTGTAAAGCAAGCGATACTCGCGCATCGTTTGCATGCAGGCCATCCAGTCTAGCGAACTATCCAGTGTGATTGTTCCATTTTATACAACGTTGGTGACAAACAAGcttacgacccgcctgatggtaagcctatgtacgcctgcaacttcagaaaagttacatgcgcgttgctgacgctaaaactccgcaccctcgttgagctctggcaaccttactcaccggcatgaAAAACACTAACCTAACCATAACTTAGTTTCTCGACTGCTTTAACTGTCAACGGTTCTTTCTCCTTTAGCAAGTGTTCTCATGTAGGTATAACTCATTTTACTGGTATTTCAGGTACCTCCAACTCCAAGCCGATCTCCCTCTATCAGACGTGATCGCAAAAGTGAAGCAGCTAACCGGCTTGCCCCACGTTCGCCTGGCGCTGGCTAAAGGCAAGTCGCCGTCGGACGGCGTAAAAACAGTCGCGCTGTGCGCCGGATCCGGCGCGTCTGTGCTTAAAGGAGTTGCGGCTGATTTATATCTGACAGGTGAGTTGAAGAATACCTATCTATGAGCTACTTCTGAACATATCGATGGCTACAAAGTATGcccatataaataattataataaatataatattataggacattattacacaaattgactaagtcccacagtaagctcaataaggcttgtgttgagggtacttagacaacgatatatataatatataaatatttataaatacttaaatacatagaaaacacccatgactcaggaacaaatatatccatgctcatcacacgaatgaatgcccttaccaggatttgaacctgggaccatcggcttcgtaggcagggtcactacccactaggccagaccggtcgtccaaaTATGTATGGGTgctattccacctgtccaatttcttggtctgttgtgtatttgcgtctcacattttgcttaatgagagagtgttTGCGCAATGCACATTGAaacaagaaattggacaggtggaataccaccttTAGATATACCATACCTAAACTGTGTGAGTGGTCACTCCAGGTATACATGGATAAAAacccatttataataagttttaagtgAGCTTGCGGaatcttatttgtaataaaatttaagcttaataagttttaagcgagtttaaaacttattaatatgTAATACATTTTACCATACTTCACAtcccatacaacttattatttattaagtaaggaaaCTGATGTATGCAGTGAACACTTTAAGCtgggtgccgttcaattttaatacaaacttttagcataatttcatttaactactattgaaactcataataaacattatgtataaaaacaaaacatataaagttgttagtcatactaatttaatgacagaatgctctataatcataaaaacattcttcataacaatccttaggaataa is a genomic window containing:
- the LOC133521307 gene encoding NIF3-like protein 1 isoform X2; this encodes MSGSYLMLVKIGRLHIIGKQTIFHKFYSISASIKMSMGEKTGVTLGKVVSVLEDFAPKSLAESWDNTGLLVEPYTPRNITKLLLTNDLTEDVAIEADNQGCEMIVAYHPPIFAPLKSVVQSAWKQRIISFLLEKRISLYSPHTSWDCVQGGVNDWLASAFLVKNSKPITPGVDPNFGAGRYLQLQADLPLSDVIAKVKQLTGLPHVRLALAKGKSPSDGVKTVALCAGSGASVLKGVAADLYLTGEMLHHDVLDAAQKGISVILTNHSDSERGFLSVFSPDLQKRLDNQVQVFVSKSDKDPLVTV